DNA sequence from the Alkalidesulfovibrio alkalitolerans DSM 16529 genome:
GGTCGCGCCAGAACAGTGCCAGGGATTCGTCGTACGCCGTGTCCGTCCGCCAGTGCCAGCGCCGGAATATTCTCGCTCCCGTGCGCGCCGTGGGTTCCACTTCGGGAACGAACGGCTGCCAGAGCTGGAAGAGCCGCGCCTCGGCCACGCCGAAACGCGCCTCCGGAGATTGCAAAAGTGCCAGCATTTCGCGCATGCCAGGACTCGTGGTCATGGAGGGGCCGAAGGTGCAGCCGCGCGGTTCGAGGTATTCGTTGAGGATCGTGGGCAGGGTCTGGACGTTTTGAAGAATGAGCGGCACGTCGCAGAGTTGCTTGGGCGTCTTGAGCGGATATTTGTCTGTGGTGTTCAGGATGACGACTTCGGAGGGAGCGTAGCGCGGACCTGATCGGATGCGGTCGCCGTTCACGCCGGGCGGCGGCGAGAGCCCTGGTCCCACGAGCACGTCGGCCTTGCCGGTGCGCAACAACTCCCAGCCTTCCTCCCAGGAATCGACGAAAAGCCAGCGTGGCGTCAGACCGTTGGCGCGGCAAAACGCCTCCACCAGGTCGGTCTCCAGGCCGGGGCCGTAGGGCGAGAGGGTGGTGCGCACCATCTCGGAATGGGCCGCCGCCACGACCAGCACGCCGTCGCGCACGGCAGGGCGCTTCTCTGGCCAGACCGCGAGCAGCCAGACCTGAGCGCAGACCAGGGCGAGGACCATGGCCCAGCCGGGCCAGTCGCGTCGTAAGGAAATATGAGGATGCATGCCGGAAATCCAGTGGTCACGAGCCGTCGCGATTGACAGACGGCCTCCTTCCCATTACCGCTAATGGGCTTGCGCGCAGGCCGTTTCGCGAGGCGAAGGCGAGCGCCATATCATCCCCCAAGGGAGGAGTCAATGTCGAACACCGTGGTCATGGGCGCTCAATGGGGCGACGAGGGCAAGGGCAAGATCGTGGATATACTCACGGAACAGGCCCAGGCCATCGTTCGTTTCCAGGGCGGCAACAACGCGGGTCACACCCTCGTGGTCGAGGGCAAGAAGATCATCCTTCACCTGATCCCATCGGGCATCCTGCATCCCGGCAAGATATGCTGCATCGGCAACGGCGTGGTCCTGGACCCCGAGGTCTTCCTGCGCGAGGTGGACACCCTGCGCGAGAAAGGCGTGGACGCCTCGCCCGAGCGGCTTCTGATATCCAAGCGCACCCACCTCATCATGCCTTACCACCGCGCCTTGGACACGGCCCGCGAGGTCCACAAGGAAGGCGCCAAGATCGGCACCACGGGCCGGGGCATCGGCCCGTGCTACGAGGATAAGATGGCCCGCGTGGGCATCCGCGCCGCCGATCTGGCCGACGAGGCGCTGGTGCGCGAGAAGATCGCGGCCGCGCTCGTCGAGAAGAACGCGCTCTTCAGACTTTACGGCGTGGCCGAGATGACCGTGGACGAAGTCATGGCCTGGCTCGCGCCGCTTTCCGCGCGCATCGCGCCGCACGTCCAGGACGTGCCCGCGGTCATCGAAGGCTGCCTGACCTCGGGCAGAAACGTGCTCTTCGAGGGCGCGCAGGGAACGCATCTGGACATCGATCACGGCACCTATCCCTTCGTGACCTCGTCCAACACCGTCTCGGGTAACGCGGCCGCCGGTTCTGGCTGCGCGCCCGGCGTGCTCGGCCAGGTCGTCGCC
Encoded proteins:
- a CDS encoding adenylosuccinate synthase — translated: MSNTVVMGAQWGDEGKGKIVDILTEQAQAIVRFQGGNNAGHTLVVEGKKIILHLIPSGILHPGKICCIGNGVVLDPEVFLREVDTLREKGVDASPERLLISKRTHLIMPYHRALDTAREVHKEGAKIGTTGRGIGPCYEDKMARVGIRAADLADEALVREKIAAALVEKNALFRLYGVAEMTVDEVMAWLAPLSARIAPHVQDVPAVIEGCLTSGRNVLFEGAQGTHLDIDHGTYPFVTSSNTVSGNAAAGSGCAPGVLGQVVAVVKAYTTRVGSGPFPTEQMDACGDYLVERGAEFGSTTGRRRRCGWLDAVILRESVRLNGPTGLALTKLDVLTGLPELKICTAYEYKGQTLSYPPQEQDALAGVTPVYETLPGWSEDITAARSMDELPAAARAYIERIEELLGVPASIVSVGPGREQTILR
- a CDS encoding transglycosylase SLT domain-containing protein; this encodes MHPHISLRRDWPGWAMVLALVCAQVWLLAVWPEKRPAVRDGVLVVAAAHSEMVRTTLSPYGPGLETDLVEAFCRANGLTPRWLFVDSWEEGWELLRTGKADVLVGPGLSPPPGVNGDRIRSGPRYAPSEVVILNTTDKYPLKTPKQLCDVPLILQNVQTLPTILNEYLEPRGCTFGPSMTTSPGMREMLALLQSPEARFGVAEARLFQLWQPFVPEVEPTARTGARIFRRWHWRTDTAYDESLALFWRDHGTALSAELKELYFGFFPVGYDAYEMIRLRQTVRDQMQFYREAIITAAKTNRIDPLLLAALIYQESRFDRHAQSPTGVRGLMQISQETADHLGMKDRTDPFESIEAGARYLRFLYDSLEDEGLPPWHRWFVALAAYNQGLGRTRAVLARTADRQLEPLGTAEDEALSMLGWETRGRRAEAAYNGRNQAGAFVRRVRLFYYILTGLSVLPGNEAEHLAPFAAALPPGWPRT